A region from the Thermanaeromonas toyohensis ToBE genome encodes:
- the metX gene encoding homoserine O-acetyltransferase MetX, translating to MGDVGIVKTQYHTFASPPHEFVLECGEKLGPITVAYETYGRLNSSGDNAILILHALTGSAHAAGWHRADERKPGWWDPMVGPGRPLDTDRYFVICSNVLGSCYGTTGPSSPNPSTGKPYGLDFPVITVRDMVRVQRVLLEELGVKRLVTAIGGSLGGMQALEWGVLYPELLSSLIVIAAPGRTSAMNIAFNTVQREAIYMDPAWRGGDYYGTPGPERGLALARMIGTITYKSDESWSFKFGRVMNGQPEDFFRLESRFEVENYLYYQGRKLVERFDANCYLYLTKAMDLHDVGRGFSSYEEALSRIICPCLVIGISSDILYPPYQVKEIAEIINKTGGRAIYKELVSPYGHDAFLIEFTKLGMMVAEFLKEMGP from the coding sequence GTGGGAGATGTAGGGATAGTTAAGACACAGTATCATACCTTCGCTAGCCCGCCCCATGAGTTTGTCCTAGAATGCGGGGAGAAACTGGGTCCCATCACTGTGGCCTATGAAACTTACGGACGACTAAATTCTTCGGGGGATAACGCTATCCTTATCCTCCATGCCCTTACAGGCAGCGCCCATGCTGCTGGATGGCATAGGGCAGATGAAAGGAAGCCCGGTTGGTGGGACCCTATGGTGGGGCCTGGCCGTCCCCTAGACACCGATCGCTATTTCGTTATATGTTCTAACGTGTTGGGGAGTTGCTATGGGACCACAGGCCCTTCTTCCCCCAACCCATCCACTGGAAAACCCTACGGCTTGGACTTTCCTGTAATCACCGTCCGGGACATGGTTAGAGTACAAAGGGTGCTACTTGAGGAACTCGGAGTTAAACGGCTGGTCACCGCCATCGGCGGGTCTTTAGGTGGGATGCAGGCCCTGGAATGGGGAGTGCTGTACCCGGAGCTTCTTTCTTCCCTTATAGTCATTGCGGCACCGGGCCGTACCTCGGCCATGAATATAGCCTTTAATACAGTACAGCGGGAAGCCATCTATATGGATCCGGCCTGGCGCGGCGGGGATTATTACGGTACCCCGGGGCCGGAACGGGGCTTAGCCTTAGCCCGCATGATCGGTACCATTACTTACAAAAGCGATGAGTCGTGGTCCTTTAAATTCGGGCGGGTTATGAACGGGCAGCCGGAAGACTTTTTCCGGCTGGAGAGCCGTTTTGAAGTGGAAAACTATCTTTACTATCAAGGACGTAAGCTGGTAGAGCGCTTTGATGCTAACTGCTACCTTTACCTTACCAAAGCCATGGATCTGCATGATGTGGGCAGGGGCTTTAGCTCCTATGAAGAAGCTTTGAGCCGGATCATATGTCCCTGCCTGGTGATAGGTATCTCCAGCGATATATTATACCCTCCTTACCAAGTAAAGGAGATTGCGGAAATAATAAACAAAACCGGGGGACGGGCCATATATAAGGAGCTTGTATCCCCCTATGGTCACGACGCCTTTCTTATCGAATTCACTAAGTTAGGGATGATGGTAGCTGAGTTTTTAAAGGAGATGGGGCCCTAA
- a CDS encoding homocysteine synthase: protein MNKQYRFATLAVHAGQTPDPTTGARAVPIYQTTSYVFKNADHAAALFALREPGNIYTRMMNPTTDVFEQRVASLEGGVGALATASGQAAITLAILNITSAGQEIVSATSLYGGTYNLFNITFPKIGIKVRFVDPSDPENFRRAITDKTRALYVETIGNPKLDVPDLEAIAGIAHEAGIPLIVDNTFATPYLCRPFEHGADIVVHSATKFIGGHGTSIGGIIVDSGKFNWKNGKFPELVEPDPSYHGVSYVEAFGPAAYIVKARTQLLRDLGPALSPFNSFLFLQGLETLHLRMERHSSNALYIAQWLKEHPYVSWVNYPGLPDHPSYPLAKKYLPRGAGAIVTFGIKGGKEAGRRFIDSLKLFSLLANVGDAKSLVIHPASTTHQQLTEEEQLATGVTEDMVRLSIGLEDPEDLVEDLDQALKKACS, encoded by the coding sequence ATGAATAAGCAGTACCGTTTTGCCACCCTAGCTGTCCATGCGGGGCAGACGCCGGACCCCACTACTGGAGCGCGGGCAGTACCCATCTACCAAACCACTTCCTATGTATTTAAAAATGCGGATCACGCGGCTGCCCTCTTCGCCTTACGAGAACCTGGCAACATTTACACCCGGATGATGAATCCCACTACCGATGTTTTCGAGCAACGGGTTGCTTCCCTGGAGGGAGGGGTAGGAGCCCTAGCTACTGCTTCCGGGCAAGCAGCCATAACCCTAGCTATACTTAACATTACCTCGGCAGGCCAGGAGATTGTTTCCGCCACCAGCCTTTACGGCGGGACTTACAATCTCTTCAATATAACTTTCCCTAAAATAGGCATTAAAGTTCGCTTCGTAGACCCCAGCGATCCCGAAAACTTCCGGCGTGCAATTACAGATAAAACCCGGGCCCTGTATGTAGAAACTATTGGCAATCCTAAGCTAGATGTACCAGACCTAGAGGCCATTGCGGGGATAGCCCATGAAGCTGGAATCCCCTTAATAGTGGATAACACCTTCGCTACCCCCTACCTTTGCCGCCCCTTTGAACATGGCGCAGATATAGTGGTACACTCAGCCACCAAGTTCATCGGCGGCCACGGTACAAGCATTGGTGGCATAATCGTGGATTCCGGTAAATTCAATTGGAAGAACGGCAAATTCCCCGAACTGGTAGAACCGGATCCCAGCTATCACGGAGTAAGCTATGTAGAAGCCTTCGGTCCAGCAGCTTATATTGTAAAAGCGCGGACGCAACTTTTAAGGGATCTAGGGCCAGCCTTAAGCCCCTTTAACTCTTTCCTCTTTCTCCAGGGGCTGGAAACCTTACACTTGCGTATGGAGCGCCATAGCAGTAATGCCTTGTACATTGCCCAGTGGTTAAAGGAACATCCTTATGTAAGCTGGGTAAACTATCCTGGGCTACCGGATCATCCCAGCTACCCGCTGGCCAAGAAATATCTACCTCGCGGCGCAGGAGCCATTGTAACTTTTGGGATCAAAGGAGGTAAAGAGGCTGGCCGGCGTTTCATCGATAGCCTAAAACTTTTCTCCCTCTTGGCTAATGTAGGGGATGCTAAATCCTTAGTTATCCATCCGGCTAGCACCACCCACCAGCAGCTCACAGAGGAAGAACAGCTGGCCACAGGGGTAACCGAAGATATGGTAAGGCTTTCTATAGGGTTAGAGGACCCGGAGGATCTCGTGGAGGATCTGGACCAGGCTCTAAAAAAAGCGTGCAGTTAG
- a CDS encoding DUF6364 family protein, protein MDYQNVTLSLPKEVLRRAKHIAIERGTSLSGLLTQLLEDLTRREDEYRKAKECHLAMLDEFDLATKGNITWTRSDLYER, encoded by the coding sequence GTGGACTACCAGAATGTTACCCTTTCCCTACCTAAGGAAGTGCTGCGCCGGGCAAAACATATCGCTATTGAGCGGGGGACCTCGCTCTCCGGTCTTCTCACCCAGTTACTCGAGGACCTCACGCGCAGGGAAGACGAGTACCGCAAGGCAAAGGAGTGCCACCTGGCCATGCTGGACGAGTTTGACCTGGCGACGAAGGGAAACATCACGTGGACCAGGAGCGATCTCTATGAGCGGTAA
- a CDS encoding PIN domain-containing protein: MSGKNSERQFVDTNVLVYAHDTSAGEKHARAKALVTELWQSGNGCLSVQVLQEFYVTVTQKVRKPLSPETASRIIEYLSNWRVHTPDADDVLEAIRIHQRYAISFWDAMIIRSAEALDCRVVWSEDLNPGQYYGEVKVVNPFSC; the protein is encoded by the coding sequence ATGAGCGGTAAAAATAGCGAGCGGCAATTTGTGGATACCAACGTGCTGGTTTATGCCCACGATACCTCAGCCGGGGAAAAGCACGCCCGGGCTAAAGCGCTGGTCACCGAACTCTGGCAATCGGGCAACGGCTGCCTCAGCGTGCAGGTATTGCAGGAGTTCTACGTGACGGTAACCCAAAAAGTCCGGAAGCCGCTTTCGCCGGAAACGGCATCACGGATCATTGAATATCTATCGAACTGGCGCGTGCACACGCCGGATGCCGATGACGTGCTGGAGGCCATCAGGATTCACCAGCGGTACGCTATATCATTTTGGGACGCGATGATTATTCGTAGCGCTGAGGCACTGGATTGCAGAGTGGTCTGGTCTGAAGACCTGAACCCCGGGCAGTATTATGGCGAAGTGAAGGTCGTAAATCCCTTTTCTTGTTAA
- a CDS encoding nucleotidyltransferase family protein: protein MDMEKIREIAVPILQRHGVAKAFVFGSYAKGKQGEDSDIDILIEYAPGARKSLLTHAKLINELREALQKDVDVVTEASLSPYFREKVLRERRAIL from the coding sequence ATGGATATGGAGAAAATAAGAGAAATAGCGGTCCCGATTCTGCAGCGGCACGGCGTAGCGAAAGCGTTTGTTTTTGGTTCTTACGCGAAAGGAAAGCAGGGTGAGGACAGCGACATAGATATCCTGATTGAATATGCTCCGGGCGCGAGAAAATCCCTTCTTACCCATGCAAAGCTGATAAACGAGCTTAGGGAGGCTCTGCAGAAGGATGTGGACGTGGTGACAGAAGCATCTTTATCTCCGTACTTCCGGGAAAAAGTGTTGCGTGAGAGAAGAGCGATTCTATGA
- the spoIVA gene encoding stage IV sporulation protein A: MENRDIFRDIAERTGGDIYIGVVGPVRTGKSTFITRFMDKLVLPHIKNPNERDRAKDELPQSGAGRMIMTTEPKFIPQEAVEITVREGLKLRVRLVDCVGYTVQGAQGYEGPEGPRMVRTPWFENEIPFQQAAELGTRKVITDHAILGIVVTTDGSITEIPRENYVDAEERVIWELKELGKPFVVLLNSIHPTDEETLKLASQLEGDYGVPVLPVDCLHLEEEDLLSILEEALYEFPVTEVSVNLPPWVEELETSHWLRQQLEEAIREAVEQVKRLRDIDTALQKLQSFVYASRVVLRDMDLGSGTAHIDMSVREGLFHQILKEVTGLDISNDKEVLRWMRELAAIKREWDKIAYGIQEVRSTGYGVVTPTEDEMELAEPELIRQGGRFGVKLKATAPSYHFIRANITIEVTPLIGTEKQCEDLVKYLMEEFEENPQKIWQTNIFGKSLSELVKEGIQGKLYRMPENAQIKLQETVEKIVNEGSGLICIII, translated from the coding sequence GTGGAGAACAGGGATATTTTCCGGGATATAGCTGAGCGTACCGGTGGCGACATATACATCGGTGTGGTGGGGCCGGTGCGGACGGGGAAATCTACCTTTATTACCAGGTTTATGGATAAACTGGTCTTGCCTCATATCAAAAACCCTAACGAGCGCGACCGGGCCAAAGATGAACTACCCCAGAGCGGTGCGGGCCGGATGATCATGACTACAGAGCCTAAATTTATCCCCCAGGAAGCAGTGGAAATCACTGTCCGGGAAGGATTAAAGCTCCGGGTACGGCTGGTAGATTGTGTAGGGTATACCGTCCAGGGCGCCCAAGGGTACGAAGGGCCCGAAGGCCCCCGCATGGTACGTACACCTTGGTTTGAAAACGAGATACCCTTTCAGCAGGCCGCAGAGCTTGGTACCCGTAAAGTTATAACTGACCACGCTATCTTAGGCATAGTAGTGACCACAGACGGAAGCATTACTGAGATCCCCCGGGAAAATTACGTAGATGCGGAAGAGCGTGTAATCTGGGAACTTAAAGAGTTAGGCAAGCCCTTTGTAGTCCTCCTTAATTCTATCCATCCTACTGACGAAGAAACCTTAAAGTTGGCTAGCCAGCTAGAAGGAGATTACGGCGTTCCGGTCTTACCCGTAGACTGCCTGCATCTAGAAGAAGAGGACCTTTTAAGTATTTTAGAAGAAGCCCTTTACGAATTTCCCGTTACCGAGGTTAGCGTGAATCTACCACCTTGGGTAGAGGAACTGGAGACCTCCCACTGGCTACGCCAGCAGCTAGAGGAAGCCATCCGGGAAGCGGTAGAGCAAGTAAAACGCCTGCGAGATATCGACACTGCCTTGCAGAAGCTTCAGTCCTTCGTTTACGCCTCACGGGTAGTTTTAAGGGATATGGATCTGGGAAGTGGGACTGCCCATATCGATATGTCCGTACGGGAAGGCCTCTTCCACCAGATACTAAAAGAAGTTACGGGTTTAGATATCAGCAACGATAAAGAAGTGCTCCGCTGGATGCGGGAATTAGCCGCCATTAAACGGGAATGGGATAAAATTGCCTATGGTATCCAAGAGGTACGCAGTACCGGCTATGGCGTGGTTACCCCTACTGAGGATGAAATGGAGCTTGCGGAACCGGAACTAATTAGGCAAGGTGGGCGCTTCGGAGTAAAACTTAAAGCTACCGCCCCTTCCTATCATTTCATCCGGGCAAATATTACCATCGAGGTTACTCCCCTTATAGGTACGGAGAAGCAATGCGAAGATCTGGTGAAATACCTTATGGAAGAATTTGAAGAGAATCCCCAGAAGATCTGGCAGACTAATATTTTTGGTAAATCCTTAAGTGAACTCGTTAAAGAAGGTATCCAGGGCAAACTATATCGCATGCCCGAAAACGCCCAGATAAAGCTGCAGGAGACAGTCGAGAAAATAGTAAATGAGGGAAGCGGCTTGATTTGTATAATAATATAA
- a CDS encoding NAD(P)H-dependent glycerol-3-phosphate dehydrogenase, with amino-acid sequence MPEKIAVVGAGSWGTALAVLLARKGFKVSLWARRPEFAEMLQKNRENSTYLPGVFLPENIEVKNNMSQVVQGANLVVLSVPSHAVRHTARLLKPLLEEETTVVNTAKGLELDSGLRLSQVLEQEGISTPAVLSGPSHAEEVGRGLPTSVVVTAKKKVVAEYVQEVFMGPSFRVYTNPDLIGVELGGALKNIIALATGMSDGLSLGDNARAALMTRGLAEITRLGMALGANPLTFAGLAGLGDLIVTCCSMYSRNRRAGIELGRGRPLEEVLAGMGMVVEGVPTTAAARKLAQELGIPMPITEEVYQVLYKGKPVRECVSALMERKRTVETGFLGVTWS; translated from the coding sequence GTGCCGGAGAAAATTGCTGTAGTGGGAGCGGGAAGCTGGGGTACTGCTCTGGCGGTGTTGTTGGCCCGTAAGGGATTTAAAGTGAGCTTATGGGCCCGCCGACCAGAGTTTGCGGAAATGTTGCAAAAAAATAGAGAAAATTCGACTTACCTTCCCGGAGTTTTTCTTCCAGAAAATATAGAGGTAAAAAACAATATGTCCCAGGTGGTCCAGGGAGCAAACCTAGTCGTTTTAAGCGTTCCCTCCCATGCTGTACGGCATACAGCTAGACTCCTTAAGCCCCTCCTTGAGGAAGAAACAACCGTAGTTAACACCGCCAAAGGGCTAGAACTGGATAGCGGTCTTCGCCTCTCCCAGGTGTTAGAGCAAGAAGGGATCTCTACCCCTGCTGTCCTCTCTGGCCCCAGCCATGCTGAAGAAGTAGGCCGGGGCTTGCCCACTTCTGTAGTGGTAACGGCCAAGAAAAAAGTGGTAGCTGAATACGTGCAGGAGGTGTTCATGGGCCCTTCCTTCCGTGTATACACTAATCCTGATCTTATCGGAGTGGAACTAGGAGGAGCCCTTAAGAATATTATAGCCCTGGCTACAGGGATGTCCGACGGCTTAAGCTTGGGGGATAACGCCCGGGCAGCCCTTATGACGCGAGGCCTGGCAGAAATAACCAGGCTGGGCATGGCCCTAGGTGCCAATCCTCTAACCTTCGCTGGTCTGGCAGGACTGGGTGACCTCATTGTAACCTGTTGCAGTATGTACAGCCGTAACCGGAGGGCGGGGATAGAACTGGGCCGTGGCCGACCCTTAGAAGAAGTATTAGCTGGGATGGGTATGGTAGTGGAAGGAGTACCCACCACCGCCGCCGCCCGGAAATTAGCCCAAGAACTAGGTATTCCCATGCCCATAACTGAAGAAGTTTACCAAGTCCTTTATAAAGGTAAGCCTGTTAGGGAATGCGTATCCGCCCTCATGGAACGTAAACGTACAGTGGAGACTGGGTTTTTAGGGGTGACTTGGTCATAA
- the plsY gene encoding glycerol-3-phosphate 1-O-acyltransferase PlsY, with translation MKSLLVLFFAYLLGSLPTAYVVARYKGFDIRRRGSGNIGTTNAFRTMGTGPGLLVLAVDVLKGVIPVLVGRAVGGNWLAGFAGLVAMAGHSWSVFLSFQGGRGVATAAGVLLALAPGALFWAFLIWLIVLFTTRYVSLSSIVAAGSAPFLVLLLRLPWSHFVFALVAAALIIYRHRPNIKRLLAGTEPKIGERG, from the coding sequence ATGAAATCTTTGCTGGTTCTCTTCTTTGCCTATCTTTTAGGTTCCCTACCTACTGCCTATGTGGTGGCGCGCTATAAGGGTTTCGATATCCGCCGCCGAGGTAGTGGAAATATTGGAACTACTAACGCCTTCCGGACTATGGGGACAGGTCCAGGCCTTCTGGTATTAGCCGTGGATGTCCTTAAAGGTGTAATACCCGTCCTTGTGGGCCGGGCTGTAGGCGGAAATTGGCTCGCAGGCTTCGCAGGGCTTGTGGCCATGGCTGGCCATAGCTGGTCGGTATTTTTATCCTTCCAGGGCGGTCGGGGAGTGGCCACGGCGGCAGGAGTATTGTTGGCCCTGGCACCAGGGGCTCTATTTTGGGCTTTTCTTATATGGCTTATTGTGCTCTTCACCACCAGGTATGTTTCTTTAAGCTCCATCGTGGCTGCCGGTTCAGCTCCCTTCCTCGTACTGCTACTTCGTCTACCCTGGAGCCATTTTGTCTTTGCTCTGGTAGCAGCTGCCCTTATAATTTACCGCCATAGGCCCAACATTAAGCGCCTTTTAGCAGGGACAGAGCCTAAAATAGGGGAGAGGGGCTAG
- the der gene encoding ribosome biogenesis GTPase Der: MAKPLVAIVGRPNVGKSTLFNRLVGGQVAIVEDIPGVTRDRLYRDSEWRGYEFTLVDTGGITEGPGGLEAAVRRQAEQAVNEADVVLFLVDAREGLTANDLAVAEILRRSGRPVILVANKVENFTDLSSLADFYQLGLGDPLPISAAHGMNVGDLLDRVVELLPRRVEGEGRGGIRVAIVGRPNVGKSSLVNRLLGEERVIVSEIPGTTRDAVDTHFKKNDKEYILIDTAGIRRKARITTSTERYSVQRAFRAVDRADVVLVVLDATEGVTNQDKRIAGYSHEKGKASIIIVNKWDLIPKDDKTLERYRKAVLYELAFMDYAPVLFVSALTGQRIHQVLPLVDEVAMEAKRRVPTSTLNTVVQESVFLTPPPAKIYYATQVGIQPPTVVFFTSDPEAIPLSYRRYLENQLRRAFGFKGTPLRLIFRESKGGRAT, from the coding sequence GTGGCTAAACCCTTGGTGGCCATAGTAGGCCGGCCCAACGTGGGTAAATCCACCCTATTCAATCGCCTGGTAGGAGGACAAGTGGCCATCGTAGAGGATATCCCGGGCGTCACCAGGGACCGCTTATACCGCGATTCCGAGTGGCGGGGATATGAATTTACTTTAGTAGATACAGGGGGAATAACCGAAGGGCCAGGAGGCTTGGAGGCAGCTGTACGCCGTCAAGCTGAGCAAGCTGTAAATGAGGCTGATGTAGTGCTGTTCTTGGTAGATGCCCGGGAAGGCCTTACAGCTAATGATCTAGCTGTGGCTGAGATTTTGCGGCGCTCTGGCCGGCCGGTAATTTTAGTAGCCAACAAAGTAGAAAATTTCACTGACCTCTCCTCCTTGGCCGATTTTTACCAATTAGGCTTAGGAGATCCCTTACCTATCTCAGCCGCCCACGGGATGAACGTGGGGGACTTGCTGGATAGGGTGGTAGAACTTTTACCGCGTCGGGTAGAAGGGGAAGGAAGGGGGGGTATCCGGGTAGCTATTGTGGGCCGGCCTAATGTAGGTAAATCTTCCCTGGTAAATCGGCTGTTAGGCGAAGAACGCGTTATCGTGAGCGAAATACCTGGCACCACCAGGGACGCGGTGGATACTCACTTTAAAAAGAATGATAAGGAATATATCCTTATAGATACGGCTGGCATACGGCGTAAGGCACGCATTACTACCTCCACAGAACGTTATAGCGTCCAGCGCGCTTTCCGGGCCGTGGACCGGGCGGACGTGGTTTTAGTGGTCCTGGACGCTACCGAGGGGGTTACCAACCAAGACAAAAGAATCGCTGGGTACAGTCACGAAAAGGGTAAAGCTTCCATAATAATAGTAAACAAATGGGATCTAATTCCTAAAGACGATAAAACCTTAGAACGCTACCGGAAGGCGGTCCTTTATGAATTGGCCTTTATGGATTATGCACCTGTACTTTTTGTTTCTGCCTTAACAGGCCAACGTATTCACCAGGTTTTGCCCTTGGTAGATGAAGTAGCTATGGAAGCTAAACGGCGGGTGCCCACCTCCACCTTAAATACAGTAGTTCAAGAATCCGTTTTCCTTACGCCTCCTCCAGCCAAGATATATTATGCTACCCAGGTGGGGATACAGCCGCCAACCGTGGTGTTCTTTACCAGCGACCCGGAGGCTATACCTCTATCCTACAGGCGCTATTTAGAAAACCAACTGCGCCGGGCCTTCGGGTTTAAAGGGACGCCCCTAAGGCTTATCTTCCGTGAAAGCAAAGGAGGAAGGGCTACATGA
- a CDS encoding DUF512 domain-containing protein gives MSTQEVKYLKISSVRPESIAASLGVEPGDELISINGEPVPDIIAYRYLTAAEEIEVEIAKPDGQRLILEIEKDYHEDLGLEFAEATSDGLRQCRNRCLFCFVDQLPPGLRPSLYVKDDDYRYSFLTGNFITLTNLKPRDWEHICRFRLSPLYISVHTTNPDLRAYILGNKRGAYILDQLKRLKEAGIEFHTQIVLCPGLNDGPELDKTLEDLSFFFPALRSIAVVPVGLTSHREGLFPLQRYTREGALQVVEQIERWQRYFKRLVGSRLVYAADEFYLLAGLELPPARCYEGFPQEENGVGLTRRFLDSFRQEMRNLFAKGRIPGSLPRRILIVTGELAAPLLKELVGELSRKIQDLEIRVMAITNHFLGAEVTVAGLLSGQDIFRGLKESKVKEGEIVFIPSIMLKKGEDVFLDGWSIADLRERLGIEIEVIPTSGRELVRALLGRCPSG, from the coding sequence TTGTCGACTCAAGAAGTGAAATACTTAAAAATAAGTAGTGTGCGCCCGGAAAGCATCGCCGCAAGTTTAGGGGTGGAGCCTGGCGATGAGCTAATAAGCATAAATGGTGAGCCTGTACCAGATATCATCGCTTACCGGTATTTAACAGCCGCAGAGGAGATCGAGGTAGAAATAGCTAAGCCAGATGGCCAGCGCTTAATCCTAGAGATAGAAAAGGATTACCATGAAGACCTAGGCCTGGAGTTTGCTGAAGCCACCTCCGATGGCCTGCGGCAGTGCCGGAACAGGTGCCTTTTTTGCTTCGTGGATCAGCTCCCCCCGGGTTTGCGGCCTAGCCTCTATGTAAAGGATGATGATTACCGATATTCCTTTTTGACCGGGAACTTTATCACCCTTACTAATCTAAAGCCCCGGGATTGGGAGCATATATGCCGCTTTCGCTTAAGCCCCTTGTATATATCTGTGCATACTACTAACCCTGACTTGCGCGCCTATATCTTAGGAAACAAACGAGGGGCCTATATTTTAGACCAACTTAAGCGGCTCAAAGAAGCGGGGATAGAGTTTCATACCCAGATCGTCCTCTGTCCTGGCCTTAACGATGGGCCTGAACTGGATAAAACCCTAGAAGATCTTTCTTTTTTCTTCCCCGCCCTCCGTTCCATAGCCGTAGTTCCGGTAGGGTTGACCAGCCACCGGGAAGGCCTGTTCCCTTTACAGCGCTATACCCGGGAAGGGGCCTTACAGGTGGTGGAGCAAATAGAAAGGTGGCAGCGCTATTTTAAACGCCTAGTAGGTTCCCGGCTGGTATACGCTGCCGATGAGTTTTACCTCCTGGCGGGTTTAGAACTTCCCCCCGCCAGGTGTTATGAAGGCTTTCCCCAGGAAGAAAATGGCGTGGGCCTTACCCGCCGCTTCCTTGACTCTTTCCGGCAGGAAATGCGCAATCTCTTTGCTAAAGGAAGGATACCCGGTTCTCTACCTCGCCGGATACTGATAGTAACGGGAGAACTAGCTGCTCCACTGCTAAAGGAATTGGTGGGCGAACTTTCAAGGAAAATACAGGATTTAGAAATACGAGTGATGGCCATCACTAATCATTTTTTAGGCGCAGAAGTAACTGTAGCTGGGCTTTTGAGCGGGCAAGACATATTCCGCGGTCTTAAAGAAAGTAAGGTAAAGGAAGGTGAGATCGTTTTTATCCCTAGCATTATGCTAAAAAAAGGAGAAGATGTGTTTCTAGATGGCTGGAGCATAGCTGATCTTAGGGAGCGTCTAGGTATAGAAATAGAAGTAATACCTACTTCCGGCCGGGAGTTGGTCAGGGCCCTTCTGGGGAGGTGCCCCAGTGGCTAA
- a CDS encoding DUF3189 family protein, whose protein sequence is MFDIRLIIREIMKIIYHCFGGTHSSIVAAALHLGWLPREHLPSAAEIQAIPYFDQRRRGEEGEIKFLGRDSYGHEIYAVGKRGMGTLLENFLYDLAEALKLPRGELLLLDTTPLVNCWMALGGFLSRRLGLTFLGRPLVTWGVKRAYPSLVSLVETLSPLRVSSFPVELSPREKPSRLLIFTSSRTLALALAAATLYLRVSAGSPLEYLDEYPRENTFWKKKPGQLLFVGEDPYGLKVYATAIGPYFNLLHQIVEGFLSLWGLDKDSVRLIKVDRYASPLTHLGSLLHLPWVFHWGLRRSYSHFSKLISEVKLDAGSKISDNGSEK, encoded by the coding sequence TTGTTCGACATTAGACTAATTATAAGGGAAATCATGAAGATCATCTATCACTGCTTCGGCGGAACCCACTCTTCTATAGTTGCTGCCGCCCTCCACTTGGGTTGGCTTCCGCGAGAACACCTTCCCAGTGCGGCCGAAATACAAGCTATACCTTACTTCGACCAAAGGCGCCGGGGCGAGGAAGGGGAAATTAAATTCCTGGGTCGCGACTCTTACGGCCATGAAATCTACGCCGTAGGTAAACGGGGCATGGGTACACTTTTGGAAAATTTTCTTTATGACTTAGCCGAGGCCCTTAAGTTACCCCGGGGAGAGCTCCTCCTTTTAGATACTACGCCCTTGGTGAATTGTTGGATGGCCCTAGGAGGCTTCCTTTCCCGTCGCTTGGGCCTTACTTTCTTGGGAAGGCCCTTGGTAACCTGGGGGGTAAAGCGGGCTTACCCTAGCCTAGTAAGCCTAGTAGAAACTTTAAGTCCTCTCCGGGTCTCCTCTTTTCCAGTTGAACTTTCACCTAGGGAAAAACCTTCCCGCCTCCTTATTTTCACTTCTTCCCGCACCCTCGCATTGGCCCTGGCTGCGGCTACTTTATACCTACGCGTCAGTGCAGGTTCCCCTCTAGAATATCTTGATGAATATCCTAGGGAAAATACTTTTTGGAAGAAGAAACCGGGCCAGCTCTTATTTGTAGGCGAAGACCCCTATGGTCTTAAAGTTTATGCAACAGCCATAGGACCCTATTTCAATTTGCTTCACCAAATTGTAGAAGGATTTCTTTCCCTTTGGGGCCTAGATAAGGATTCTGTCCGGCTTATAAAAGTAGATAGATACGCTTCCCCTTTAACCCATTTAGGTTCCCTGCTACACCTGCCCTGGGTTTTCCACTGGGGTTTAAGGAGAAGTTATTCCCATTTTAGTAAGCTTATATCTGAGGTTAAACTTGACGCTGGGAGCAAAATATCAGATAATGGGAGCGAAAAATAA
- a CDS encoding capping complex subunit for YIEGIA produces the protein MVATRQASDKVGGGGSPIFLAEDEEEQQKLGLILSRTLDAVAHDLENGLLIIVRH, from the coding sequence GTGGTGGCTACCCGCCAGGCAAGCGACAAGGTAGGCGGTGGTGGTTCTCCTATTTTTCTAGCTGAGGACGAAGAAGAACAGCAGAAACTAGGGCTTATTTTAAGCCGTACCTTAGATGCTGTAGCCCACGATTTAGAAAACGGCCTTTTGATTATTGTTCGACATTAG